In Aequorivita sp. H23M31, a single window of DNA contains:
- a CDS encoding iron ABC transporter permease: protein MQTAQSYSLHFIILVLALVAAFLVNLSVGSVSIPINEIFSIFIGNGASKETWKYILIDYRLPKALTAMLAGGGLAISGLLMQTLFRNPLAGPFVLGLSSGASLGVAILILGAGAFGGFFGTILLSQWSLVIAAGLGSFLVLIAVLAVTFRIKDTMAILIIGLMFGSVTTAVVSVLSYFSNAEQLQQYIFWSFGSLGNQSWEGVLILAICFFGGLLLSVFSSKSLNSLLLGENYARSMGLHIKRTTFIIILATSILAGGITAFVGPIAFVGLAVPHLVRQIIKTANHFVLLPAVLVCGSLLMLICDTVAQLPFSAFTLPINAITSLIGAPVVIWLLVRKRKLFF, encoded by the coding sequence ATGCAAACAGCTCAATCATATAGCCTACATTTTATAATTCTGGTTTTAGCGTTGGTCGCGGCATTTTTGGTGAACCTAAGTGTTGGTTCGGTTTCCATTCCCATCAATGAAATTTTTTCAATATTTATAGGGAATGGTGCCAGCAAGGAGACATGGAAATATATTCTAATAGACTATAGATTGCCTAAGGCATTAACCGCGATGCTGGCTGGCGGAGGTTTGGCCATATCGGGATTGTTGATGCAGACTCTTTTCCGAAATCCCTTGGCTGGTCCCTTCGTACTCGGGCTAAGTAGTGGAGCTAGTCTGGGAGTGGCTATTCTAATTTTGGGTGCAGGCGCCTTTGGCGGATTTTTCGGTACGATTCTCTTAAGTCAATGGAGTTTGGTTATCGCTGCTGGATTGGGAAGTTTTCTCGTCCTGATTGCTGTATTGGCGGTAACCTTCCGGATTAAGGACACAATGGCGATTTTGATTATTGGATTGATGTTCGGAAGTGTGACAACAGCAGTTGTATCCGTTCTTTCCTATTTTAGCAATGCCGAACAGTTACAGCAATATATTTTTTGGTCATTCGGCAGCTTAGGAAATCAATCTTGGGAAGGAGTTTTAATTTTAGCTATTTGTTTTTTTGGGGGTTTATTGTTGAGTGTATTCAGCAGTAAATCTCTAAACTCTCTATTACTCGGCGAAAACTATGCAAGAAGCATGGGGCTTCATATTAAAAGAACCACCTTCATTATTATTCTTGCCACAAGTATTTTGGCGGGCGGGATAACGGCTTTTGTTGGACCCATCGCTTTTGTGGGGTTGGCAGTTCCCCATTTAGTACGTCAGATTATTAAAACAGCAAACCACTTTGTTCTACTACCCGCAGTTTTGGTTTGCGGCAGTTTGTTAATGTTGATTTGCGATACCGTGGCCCAATTACCGTTTAGTGCTTTTACCTTACCAATCAATGCCATTACTTCCTTAATAGGTGCTCCTGTGGTGATTTGGTTATTGGTTAGAAAACGAAAACTGTTCTTTTAA
- a CDS encoding ABC transporter substrate-binding protein — protein sequence MLKFQKRFLLLITLLLLVSCKEERRKESDSATVANGENSIKYADGFEISNFEDYKVITLKNPWPGSDHIFKYALVPKGTTLPDAENYDAVIQVPVKRMVVTSTTHIPSLEALREIDALIGFPNLDYISSEKARARISEGKVMELGKNEDLNTEVLLDLSPDAVIGFAVDGKNSTFNTLQKAGIPVLYNSDWTETSPLGKAEWIKFFGALFNKEKLAQSIFENIETSYLTAEETASHAKETPSVISGAMFKDIWYMPQGGSWGAKFIEDANGNYLWKDSKGTGGLSLNLESVLEKGHNADVWIGPGQFTSLEDLKKASPAYTQFKAFKNGEVYSYNLKKGATGGSMYFELAPNRPDIVLKDMIKILHPELLPAHSLYFFSKLH from the coding sequence ATGCTAAAATTTCAAAAGAGATTTCTTTTATTGATAACATTGCTATTGCTCGTTTCCTGTAAGGAGGAGAGGAGAAAGGAATCCGATTCGGCTACTGTTGCCAACGGAGAAAATTCAATTAAATATGCCGATGGTTTTGAGATATCTAATTTCGAGGATTACAAAGTAATCACTTTGAAAAATCCCTGGCCAGGGTCGGATCACATTTTTAAATATGCCTTGGTTCCGAAGGGGACCACACTTCCGGATGCTGAAAATTATGATGCGGTTATCCAGGTTCCCGTAAAACGAATGGTTGTTACTTCTACTACCCACATTCCCTCATTAGAAGCTTTGAGAGAAATTGATGCGCTCATTGGCTTTCCAAATCTCGATTATATTTCCTCTGAAAAAGCAAGAGCGAGAATTTCAGAAGGAAAAGTAATGGAGTTGGGAAAAAATGAAGATCTCAATACTGAAGTTCTTTTGGATCTTTCACCAGATGCGGTAATCGGTTTTGCTGTTGATGGAAAAAACTCAACATTCAATACTCTCCAAAAAGCGGGGATTCCGGTTTTGTACAATTCCGATTGGACGGAAACATCTCCATTGGGAAAGGCGGAATGGATTAAATTTTTTGGTGCGCTATTTAACAAAGAAAAACTAGCACAAAGTATTTTTGAAAATATCGAGACTTCTTATTTAACGGCAGAAGAAACCGCCTCGCATGCCAAAGAAACGCCAAGTGTTATCAGCGGGGCAATGTTTAAGGACATTTGGTATATGCCACAGGGCGGAAGTTGGGGCGCAAAGTTTATCGAGGATGCGAATGGAAACTATCTTTGGAAAGATTCAAAAGGCACTGGAGGATTGTCCCTAAATCTGGAATCCGTATTGGAAAAAGGACATAATGCCGACGTTTGGATCGGCCCCGGGCAATTTACCAGTCTTGAAGATTTAAAAAAAGCAAGCCCAGCTTATACCCAATTTAAAGCGTTTAAGAATGGAGAGGTATATTCCTACAATTTAAAAAAGGGAGCAACGGGAGGATCAATGTATTTCGAACTCGCTCCAAATAGACCGGATATCGTTCTAAAAGACATGATAAAAATCCTTCATCCCGAATTGCTTCCTGCACACAGCCTTTATTTTTTCAGTAAACTTCATTAA